The Herbaspirillum sp. DW155 genomic interval AGGAGAATCCATGAAAACTGCGTCTGCACACACTGCACTCATGCCTGCCGAGTCCAATGCGCTCGCGCTGGGTTTTTCCGGCAGCCTGGGCAATATCGACGCGTATATCTCGGCAGTGAACCGCCTGCCCATGCTGACCCAGGAAGAAGAGGTCAAGCTGGCACGCGACCTGCGTGAGAAGAACGACCTGGGCGCCGCCCAGAAGATGGTGCTGTCGCACCTGCGCCTGGTGGTATCGATTGCCCGCGGCTATCTCGGCTACGGCCTGCCGCATGCCGACCTGATCCAAGAAGGCAACATCGGCCTGATGAAGGCCGTCAAGCGTTTCGACCCGGCCCAGAACGTGCGCCTGGTGTCCTATGCCATGCACTGGATCAAGGCCGAGATCCACGAGTACATCCTGAAGAACTGGCGCCTGGTGAAGGTCGCTACCACCAAGGCCCAGCGCAAGCTGTTCTTCAACCTGCGCAGCCACAAGGAAGGTCTGGACGCGATGACGCCGGCCCAGGTCGAGGCTCTGGCCAAGACCCTGGACGTCAAGCGCGAAGAAGTGATCGAGATGGAAACCCGTCTGTCCGGTCGCGATATCGCCCTGGAATCGCCCACCGATGATGACGATGACAAGTTCGCGCCCATCGCCTACCTGTCTTCCGACAATTCGGAACCGACCCGCGTGATCGAGGCCAAGCAGTACGACCGCCTGCAGTCCGAAGGCCTGGAAGCCGCACTGTCCAAGCTGGATGACCGCTCGCGCCGCATCGTCGAGGCCCGCTGGCTGGCCAATGACGATGGCTCGGGTGCCACCCTGCATGAACTGGCAGACGAGTTCGGCGTCTCGGCCGAGCGTATCCGCCAGATCGAAGCGGTGGCATTGAAGAAGATGAAGACCGCGCTGCAGGCTTATTCCTGATCGCCTCTTCACTCCGATTCATCAGCAATTAAAAAAGGCGCCCTCGGGCGCCTTTTTTTATCTAAACGATTTATATCGTTTATCTCTTTTCGCAAACCATCACGACAGCAACAACTTGATGTCGTGCGCCAGCGTCTGCGGCCCCTGGCCATGCTTGACGAAGAGGCGGATGTGTCCCTGCGGGTCGAACACATAGCTGCCTGCGGTGTGATCCATCGTATAGCTGCCCGGCTGCTTGCCCGGCACCTTCTGGTAGAACACCTTGAATTCCTTGGCCACCTTCTCGGTCTGCTGCAGATCGCCGCGCAGACCGAGGAAGCGCTTGTCGAAGGCCGGCACGTACTGCGCCAGCACTTCCTGGGTATCGCGCTCGGGATCGACGGTGACGAAGAGCACCTGCACCCGGTCGGCATCCGGGCCGAGTTCCTTCATGACGTTGGACATCTCGGCCATGGTGGTCGGACACACGTCCGGGCATTGCGTATAACCGAAGAACATCACCACCACCTTGCCCTTGAAATCGGCCAGGGTGCGCGGCTTGCCGTTGTGGTCGGTGAGCGCGAAGTCCTTGGCATAGTCCAGGCCGGTGACATCCGTATTGTTGAACTTCAGTTCAGGCTTGGACTGGCCGCAGGCCGCCAGCAGTGTCGCGCAGCCTGCCAGCAGCAGCGCCGAGAGAAATCTTTTCATGTGTTCAGAAACTGCGGAACAGGAAATAGTGGTCCACCAGCAGCACCGCAAACAGGATGGACAGGTAGATGATCGAATACGCAAAAGCCTTGCGCGCGATCAGGTCGGTGTAATGGCGATAGATCTGCCACGAATACCACAAGAAGATCCCGCCCAGCACGATGGCCGTACCCAGATAGATCAAGCCGCTCATGCCGATGGCGAACGGCAGCATGCTCACCGCCAACAGCGCAATGGTGTACATCAGGATGTGCAGCTTGGTCACGTCCATGCCGTGCGTGATGGGCAGCATCGGCAGGCCGGACTTGGCGTAGTCGTCGCGGCGGTACATGGCCAGCGCCCAGAAGTGCGGCGGGGTCCAGATGAAGATGATCATCACCAGCACCCAGGCCTGCATCGGCACGTCATTGGCCATCGCTGCCCAGCCCAGCGCAGGCGGCATGGCGCCTGCCAGGCCGCCGATGACGATGTTCTGCGAGGTCGCCGGTTTGAGGATGATGGTGTAGATGATGGCGTAACCGACGAAGGTGGCGAAGGTCAGCCACATGGTCAGCGGATTGACCAGGTTGTACAGCACCCACATGCCCAGGCCACCGAGCACGCCCGAGAACACCAGGGTCTGGCCCACGGTGATTTCACCGCGCGCCATCGGACGGCGCGCCGTGCGGGCCATACGCGAATCGATCTCGCGCTCGACCAGGCAGTTGATGGCGAAGGCCGCACCGGCCAGGAGCCAGATGCCCAGCGTGCCGAAGATGACCTTGTGCCAGTCCGGCAGTTCAGGCGTGGAGAGGAACATGCCGATCACGGCACAGAACACCGCCAGCTGCGTCACGCGCGGCTTGGTCAGTGCCCAGTACTGGGCGATGCGGTTGGGTTGGGCGGTCAATGTGGTCATGGCGTGACGGGCCGGGCGTGTACTGGTGGAGCAGCGGTGGCCAGGCTGGAGGGTGCGTAACGGACCTTGTAGTTTAACATGACCATCAGGATGACCAGCAGCGCCGCACCGCCGTTGTGGATCACGGCAATGGCCAGCGGCCAGTTCAGATAGATGGTCGCCAGACCAGTACAGAGCTGCAAACCCAGCACCGTCAGCATCCAGCGGGCGGTCTTGCGCAGCCCCTCATCGCGCAGCGCCCGGTGTGCCAGCCATACAACATACAAGATGACGACAAAGGCAAAACTACGATGCACCCAATGGATCGCTGTCAGCGCTTCGACCGGCAGGTAATCGCCGGAGGCGGTCATGCCCAGATGGCGCCAGAGCGTAAAGCCGTGTTCGAAATCCATGTCAGGCAGCAGCTTGCCATTGCATAGCGGGAAGTCGGAACAGGCCAGCGCCGCGTAATTGGTGCTGACCCAGCCGCCCAGCGCGATCTGCAAGCCCAGCAGCGTCGCACCGATGCTGGCCGGCACGATCAACGCGCGACCGCTCGCAGAGACCGGCACATGCGTCTCCTGCCGCGCTGCCAGCCAGGTCAGCATGGCCAGTAGCGTCAGGCCCAGCAGCAGGTGCGTGGTGACGATGATGGGCTGCAGCTTCATGGTCACGGTCCACGCGCCGAAGGCCCCCTGCAGGCAGACAAAGCCCAGCAGCGCCGTCGGGAACCAGGGACGGAACTGCAGTTCGGTCTTGCCCGACCTGATCCAGCGCTGCCACGCCACCACCATCAGCACGATGATGAGGAAGCCCACCGCCATGGCGAAATAGCGGTGGATCATCTCGATCCAGGCCTTGGCCCAGGTCACGGGGCCAAAGGGCATGGCGGCTTCGGCGGCATTGATGTGCTCATGCGCCAACAGCGGATTGGCATGGCTGTAGCAGCCCGGCCAGTCAGGACAGCCGAGACCCGAGTCGGTCAGGCGCGTGAAGGCACCGAACATGATCAGGTCGAAGGTAAAGAAGAGGGTCACCCACACCAGCTTGCGGTATTTGTTGGTCACGCCCTGTGCGCGCCACACCAGCGCCAGCGGAATCAGTGCCACCACGAGCCCGGTCAGGCCCAGTTGTATCAGCGTCGTTGCATTCATCTTGAGTCAAACGTGCGTCACTGCGCGACTGCGATCCACCGCATCAGCCGATGGAGGAAGCGCGCAGCAATTTGGAAATGTCCTTCTTCATCTTGCCGGGATCGGGGTTCTTGGGAAAACGCATCATCAGGTTGCCCAGCGGGTCGATCAGGTAGATGTGGTCCCGGGCGGTGGTCCCGGCATCGGCCGGCAACCAGGACTGCAATTTGCCAGCGTCAACCCGAAGGATATCGGTTCCGTCGTATTCGCGCAGCAGCAGGGTCGCAATCGGGGTGCGGTCGGTGACCAGCCAGACCCGTTCGATGCGGTCCATCTCCTTGCCCTGCATCAGCCGCAGCTGGCGCATGGTCAGCAGTTTGTTCTGGCAGGGTTCGCCGCAGTCGCCGCCATCGACCTGCAGCATCACCCACTTGCCCTTGTAATCCTCCAGCCTGGCCGGGCTGCCATCGATGGCGCTGCTGCCCAACTCGGGAATCGGATACTGCCGTGGATCGATCAGCGCGCCATAGTTGTTGCGGCTCTGCGGCTTGATGACGTAATAGGTGAGATAAGACGCGATCAGCGGTGCCGCGCACACGGCGACCACGGCCAGCATCTTCCAGCGGCCGATGCGGCGTCGGCGTGCATCGTCGTTGGATGCGGATGGCTGGGGGACTTCAGGCTTTGTCATGACGACCACGTTTGAATCCTGTCACGATGAAAAAAAGAAGGGCCATCGCCGCCAGTGCATACCACTGCACGGCATAGCCGCGATGACGATCGATACCCAATGACGGAGCAGGCCAGTCGCGCACCAGCGTGTCGCCCGCCGCCCCGCTCTGCTCGATCACCAGCGGTGCGATGGACAGTCCGCTCGCTGCGGCCAGCGCCGACAGGTCCAGGTTCTGCAGGATGGCTTGCGGGCGTGGCGCATCGGCTGTGCCCAGCTGCATGACGTGGCCTGCATCCTTGCGCAAGATGCCCTCCACCTCGGTCATGCCGGACGGCGGCGGTACTTGCGGCACGCGTGTGCGATCGGCAGCATCGCGCGGCGCCCAGCCGCGTGCCACGACCACGGCCTGCGCACTGCCCTCGGGCTGGAACAGCGTCAGCACATGGAACCCCACGGCGCCGTTGTAGGGGCGGTTTTCCAGATAGAGCGTCCACTGCGCAAGATAGTGGCCGCGCAGGCGGATAGGTCGGAACTCCGCATCGCTCGCATCGAGCGGCAACCCATTGAGGGGAGCCGCGCTGCCCCGCGCCTGCATGCGTTGCTGCAAGGCCAGTTTCTCTTCGGCGCGATGCGTCTGCCACTGCCCCAGCGCAATGCCGGCGGCGGCCACGACCAGCGTGGCGCAGAAGGGGATGAAGCGGAAAACGAATCGGGTCGGCATCGATGAAGTTTGGCCTTACAATGAACCGCACACGGAACAAGAAAAATCACATACACACCAGCGTCGCAGCATACCGCATGCACGCCTTCGGAGACAGGGTTCCATCCTCATGAAAATCGTCGTCGCCATCGCCTTCATCCTGATCCTGGCCAGCCTGGCCTCGGCATTGATCTTCCTGATGCGCGACAAGGGCAAGAGCAACCGCACCGTGCAGGCGCTGACCTTGCGGGTCGGCTTCTCGGTGGCGCTGTTCCTGTTCATCCTCCTGAGCTACAAGCTGGGCTGGATACAGCCGACCGGCATCCGCTGATTTAACGCGCGCCGCGCATGAAAAAGCCGCACCGAGGTGCGGCTTGTGCGCAGGGCAGCGGCGCGCTTACAGCCAGTAGACCACCACATACAGGCCCAGCCACACCACGTCCACGAAGTGCCAGTACCACGCCGCGCCCTCGAAGGCGAAGTGATGCGTGGGCGTGAAGTGCCCGCGCAATACGCGATAGAGCACCACCGACAACATGATGGCCCCCATGGTCACGTGGAAGCCGTGGAAGCCCGTCAGAATGAAGAAGGTCGAGCCATAGATACCGGAGCTGAGCTTGAGGTTCAGCTCGGTATAGGCGTGGATATATTCATACGCCTGGAAACCCATGAAGACCGCGCCCAGGAGGATGGTCAGGAACAGCCACACCGCCGTCTGCGCGCGATGGCCGGCGCGCATGGCGTGGTGCGAGATAGTCAGCGTCACGCCCGAGCTCAGCAGCAGCAGGGTGTTGATGGTGGGGATAGGGAATGGTCCCATGGTGGTGAAATTTTCCACCGTACCGGCCGGGCCGACATTGCCCCACTGCCCGGTGTAGTCGGGCCAGATCACCTTGTGATCCAGATCGGCCAGCCACGGCATGGTGATGCTACGCGCATAGAACAGCGCCCCGAAGAAGGCGCCGAAGAACATCACCTCCGAGAAGATGAACCAGCTCATGCTCCAGCGATAGGACAGGTCGATGCGCTCACTGTAGAGGCCGGACTCGGATTCGCGGATGGCATCACCAAACCAGTAGTACAGCACCACCAGCACCATCAGGATGCCGAAGATGTTGACGTAGGGCGCCCACGAAACGCCATTGACCCAGGCCGAGGCCCCGATCATGGTGATGAGCATGGAAATGCCCGCCATCATCGGCCAGCGCGACGGGCCCGGAACGAAATAATGGGGTGCCTTGGCTTGCTGAGAACTCATGTTCTTCTCCCGGTACGAAATCTGACTGCATTGGCTGGCGGCGCGAGCATTAAGCTGCGTTGAATGCTCTTGCGATCCAGGTTCACTTTTCCTTAATGCTCTTTCAAGGCGGTGCAGCTCATCCACCGGTGGCGCTGCGCAGCACCAGCTTGACGATGCTCACCAGCACCGCCACGAAAATCACCGCACCGAGGATGCCGGCGATGATCACGTGGACCGGGTTCAGCTGCGCCGCATCCGATTCATAATCCTTGCGCTTGCGCACGCCGAAGAAGGACCAGAACACCGCCTTCATCGTCGCACCGAAGGAGGCCTTGCGCCGCGCCGCCTGTTTCAGCTCATCGTTCACACCATCTCCTCACGGCGGCTCAGCCCGCCGTCTTGTCCTTGCCGTTGATCTCGAAGAAGGTATAGGACAGCGTGATCGTGGTCACTTCCTTGGGCAGCTTGGGATCGATGTAGAACACCACCGGCATCTGCTTGGCCTGGTTCGGCCCCAGCGTCTGCTGGGTGAAACAGAAACACTCCACCTTCTTGAAGAAGGCCGCCGACTGCATCGGTGCATAACTCGGGATGGCCTGCGCATCCACATTGCGCGGCTGGGTGTTGACCACTTCGTAGGTGACCTGGGTCATCTCGCCCGGATGCACCTGCAGGCTGGTGACCGTCGGACGGAAGCGCCACGGGCCCTGGGCATTGCCATCGAACTCCACGGTGATGGTGCGCGTCTTGTCGATCTGCGTATTGGCTGGCGCTTCCACCGTCGCATCCTTGGGCGTGAGGAAGTTCACGCCGGTCACCTCGCAGATCTTGCGATAGACCGGAATGAGCGCATAGCCGAAGCCGAACATCAGCACCGCCACCACCAACAGCTTCCTGAACATCACGCGGTTCAGGCCGCGTGATGCGCCCTCTTCGATGTGATCGTCGTTGCTGCTCATTGGGCAAACCAGATGCGGTTGATGAAGATGCCGACGAAGAAGGCCAGCGCCACCATCCCCAGCAGCAGGCCGGTGCGCAGGTTGTTGGGTTTCTTGCGTTCGGTCATGAAGGTTGCCTTTGCATTAGCTGCGATGACTTGTGTTATCCACAGGCGATCATTTCACCACCGGCGGTTCTTCGAAAGTATGGAAAGGCGCCGGGCTGGGCACGGTCCATTCCAGTCCTTCCGCGCCTTCCCAGGGCTTGGCCTCGGCTTTCTTGCCGCCCTTGATCGATGGGATCACCACGAAGAACAGGAAGTACACCTGCGACAGCCCGAAACCGAAGGCGCCGATGGAGGCGATCATGTTGAAGTCGGTGAACTGCGCCGGATAGTCCGCATAGCGGCGCGGCATCCCTGCCAACCCCAGGAAGTGCATCGGGAAGAAGGTGATGTTGAAGGTGATCAGCGAGGCCCAGAAGTGGAACTTGCCGCGCCATTCGTTGTACATGAAGCCGGTCCACTTCGGACCCCAGTAGTAGTAACCGGCGAAGAGCGCAAACAGCGAGCCCGCCACCAGCACGTAGTGGAAGTGGGCCACCACGTAGTAGGTATCCTGCATCTGGATGTCGATGGGCGTGACCGCCAGGATCAGGCCAGTGAAGCCGCCCATGGTGAAGACGAAGATGAAGCCCACCGAGAACAGCATCGGCGTCTCGAAGGTCATCGAGCCGCGCCACATGGTGGCGATCCAGTTGAAAATCTTCACGCCGGTCGGTACCGCAATCAGCATGGTGGCGTACATGAAGAACAGCTGCGCGGTCACCGGCATGCCGGTGGTGAACATGTGGTGCGCCCAGACGATGAAGGACAGGATCGCAATCGAGGCGGTGGCATACACCATCGAGGCATAGCCGAACAGCGGCTTGCGCGCGAAGGCCGGGATGATCTGCGAGACGATGCCGAAAGCCGGCAGGATCATGATGTAGACCTCGGGGTGGCCGAAGAACCAGAAGATGTGCTGGTACATCACCGGGTCGCCGCCACCGGCGGCGTTGAAGAAGGAGGTGCCGAAGTGGCGGTCGGTCAGCGTCATGGTGATGGCACCGGCCAGCACCGGCATCACGGCGATGAGCAGGTAGGCCGTGATGAGCCAGGTCCAGCAGAACATGGGCATCTTCATCAGCGTCATGCCGGGCGCGCGCATGTTCAGGATGGTGACGATGATGTTGATCGAGCCCATGATGGAAGACGCGCCCATGATGTGCATGGCGAAGATGCCCATGTCCATGCCCGGCCCCATCTGCGTGGACAGCGGCGCATACAGCGTCCAGCCCGCGGCGGTGGCGCCACCCGGTACCAGGAAGGAACCCGCCAGCAGCAGCGCCGCAGGCGGCAGCAGCC includes:
- the rpoH gene encoding RNA polymerase sigma factor RpoH yields the protein MKTASAHTALMPAESNALALGFSGSLGNIDAYISAVNRLPMLTQEEEVKLARDLREKNDLGAAQKMVLSHLRLVVSIARGYLGYGLPHADLIQEGNIGLMKAVKRFDPAQNVRLVSYAMHWIKAEIHEYILKNWRLVKVATTKAQRKLFFNLRSHKEGLDAMTPAQVEALAKTLDVKREEVIEMETRLSGRDIALESPTDDDDDKFAPIAYLSSDNSEPTRVIEAKQYDRLQSEGLEAALSKLDDRSRRIVEARWLANDDGSGATLHELADEFGVSAERIRQIEAVALKKMKTALQAYS
- the ctaD gene encoding cytochrome c oxidase subunit I, whose protein sequence is MTTTVDHAPDHSHDHGHGHAHDDHAHDHPHGWRRWLFATNHKDIGTLYLWFSFTMLLSGGVLALLIRAELFQPGLQFFRPEFFNQLTTMHGLVMVFGAIMPAFVGFANWMIPLQIGASDMAFARMNNFSFWLLPPAALLLAGSFLVPGGATAAGWTLYAPLSTQMGPGMDMGIFAMHIMGASSIMGSINIIVTILNMRAPGMTLMKMPMFCWTWLITAYLLIAVMPVLAGAITMTLTDRHFGTSFFNAAGGGDPVMYQHIFWFFGHPEVYIMILPAFGIVSQIIPAFARKPLFGYASMVYATASIAILSFIVWAHHMFTTGMPVTAQLFFMYATMLIAVPTGVKIFNWIATMWRGSMTFETPMLFSVGFIFVFTMGGFTGLILAVTPIDIQMQDTYYVVAHFHYVLVAGSLFALFAGYYYWGPKWTGFMYNEWRGKFHFWASLITFNITFFPMHFLGLAGMPRRYADYPAQFTDFNMIASIGAFGFGLSQVYFLFFVVIPSIKGGKKAEAKPWEGAEGLEWTVPSPAPFHTFEEPPVVK
- a CDS encoding SCO family protein, encoding MKRFLSALLLAGCATLLAACGQSKPELKFNNTDVTGLDYAKDFALTDHNGKPRTLADFKGKVVVMFFGYTQCPDVCPTTMAEMSNVMKELGPDADRVQVLFVTVDPERDTQEVLAQYVPAFDKRFLGLRGDLQQTEKVAKEFKVFYQKVPGKQPGSYTMDHTAGSYVFDPQGHIRLFVKHGQGPQTLAHDIKLLLS
- a CDS encoding cytochrome oxidase small assembly protein — encoded protein: MTERKKPNNLRTGLLLGMVALAFFVGIFINRIWFAQ
- a CDS encoding cytochrome c oxidase assembly protein, giving the protein MSSNDDHIEEGASRGLNRVMFRKLLVVAVLMFGFGYALIPVYRKICEVTGVNFLTPKDATVEAPANTQIDKTRTITVEFDGNAQGPWRFRPTVTSLQVHPGEMTQVTYEVVNTQPRNVDAQAIPSYAPMQSAAFFKKVECFCFTQQTLGPNQAKQMPVVFYIDPKLPKEVTTITLSYTFFEINGKDKTAG
- a CDS encoding DUF2970 domain-containing protein, which encodes MKAVFWSFFGVRKRKDYESDAAQLNPVHVIIAGILGAVIFVAVLVSIVKLVLRSATGG
- the cyoE gene encoding heme o synthase, whose protein sequence is MTTLTAQPNRIAQYWALTKPRVTQLAVFCAVIGMFLSTPELPDWHKVIFGTLGIWLLAGAAFAINCLVEREIDSRMARTARRPMARGEITVGQTLVFSGVLGGLGMWVLYNLVNPLTMWLTFATFVGYAIIYTIILKPATSQNIVIGGLAGAMPPALGWAAMANDVPMQAWVLVMIIFIWTPPHFWALAMYRRDDYAKSGLPMLPITHGMDVTKLHILMYTIALLAVSMLPFAIGMSGLIYLGTAIVLGGIFLWYSWQIYRHYTDLIARKAFAYSIIYLSILFAVLLVDHYFLFRSF
- a CDS encoding twin transmembrane helix small protein, translated to MKIVVAIAFILILASLASALIFLMRDKGKSNRTVQALTLRVGFSVALFLFILLSYKLGWIQPTGIR
- a CDS encoding cytochrome c oxidase subunit 3, whose translation is MSSQQAKAPHYFVPGPSRWPMMAGISMLITMIGASAWVNGVSWAPYVNIFGILMVLVVLYYWFGDAIRESESGLYSERIDLSYRWSMSWFIFSEVMFFGAFFGALFYARSITMPWLADLDHKVIWPDYTGQWGNVGPAGTVENFTTMGPFPIPTINTLLLLSSGVTLTISHHAMRAGHRAQTAVWLFLTILLGAVFMGFQAYEYIHAYTELNLKLSSGIYGSTFFILTGFHGFHVTMGAIMLSVVLYRVLRGHFTPTHHFAFEGAAWYWHFVDVVWLGLYVVVYWL
- a CDS encoding SURF1 family protein encodes the protein MPTRFVFRFIPFCATLVVAAAGIALGQWQTHRAEEKLALQQRMQARGSAAPLNGLPLDASDAEFRPIRLRGHYLAQWTLYLENRPYNGAVGFHVLTLFQPEGSAQAVVVARGWAPRDAADRTRVPQVPPPSGMTEVEGILRKDAGHVMQLGTADAPRPQAILQNLDLSALAAASGLSIAPLVIEQSGAAGDTLVRDWPAPSLGIDRHRGYAVQWYALAAMALLFFIVTGFKRGRHDKA
- a CDS encoding cytochrome C oxidase subunit I gives rise to the protein MTKPEVPQPSASNDDARRRRIGRWKMLAVVAVCAAPLIASYLTYYVIKPQSRNNYGALIDPRQYPIPELGSSAIDGSPARLEDYKGKWVMLQVDGGDCGEPCQNKLLTMRQLRLMQGKEMDRIERVWLVTDRTPIATLLLREYDGTDILRVDAGKLQSWLPADAGTTARDHIYLIDPLGNLMMRFPKNPDPGKMKKDISKLLRASSIG
- a CDS encoding COX15/CtaA family protein is translated as MNATTLIQLGLTGLVVALIPLALVWRAQGVTNKYRKLVWVTLFFTFDLIMFGAFTRLTDSGLGCPDWPGCYSHANPLLAHEHINAAEAAMPFGPVTWAKAWIEMIHRYFAMAVGFLIIVLMVVAWQRWIRSGKTELQFRPWFPTALLGFVCLQGAFGAWTVTMKLQPIIVTTHLLLGLTLLAMLTWLAARQETHVPVSASGRALIVPASIGATLLGLQIALGGWVSTNYAALACSDFPLCNGKLLPDMDFEHGFTLWRHLGMTASGDYLPVEALTAIHWVHRSFAFVVILYVVWLAHRALRDEGLRKTARWMLTVLGLQLCTGLATIYLNWPLAIAVIHNGGAALLVILMVMLNYKVRYAPSSLATAAPPVHARPVTP